In one Populus nigra chromosome 12, ddPopNigr1.1, whole genome shotgun sequence genomic region, the following are encoded:
- the LOC133668888 gene encoding CBS domain-containing protein CBSX3, mitochondrial, with amino-acid sequence MQGALRACLTHGNVVKDSLLQHVRVLSPLLRPIVFSRFESVSSARIEEHGFESTRIADILKEKGKGADGSWLWCTTDDTVYDAVKSMTQHNVGALVVVKPGEQKSIAGIITERDYLRKIIVQGRSSKSTKVGDIMTEENKLITVTPDTKVLKAMQLMTDKRIRHIPVIDDKEMIGMVSIGDVVRAVVSEHREEVDRLNAYIQGGY; translated from the exons atgcaaggggCACTTCGTGCATGTTTAACCCATGGAAATGTTGTCAAAGATTCACTCTTGCAACATGTCCGTGTTTTGAGTCCACTCTTGCGGCCCATTGTGTTTTCTCGTTTTGAATCAGTCTCATCTGCTCGTATAGAAGAGCATGGCTTTGAGAGCACCAGAATTGCTGACATCCTCAAAGAGAAAGGTAAAGGTGCAGATGGCTCGTGGCTTTGGTGCACTACGGATGACACTGTTTATGATGCTGTCAAGTCG ATGACACAGCACAACGTTGGAGCCTTGGTTGTTGTCAAACCTGGAGAGCAGAAATCAATTGCAGGAATCATCACAGAGAGAG ACTATCTGCGGAAGATCATTGTGCAGGGAAGATCATCCAAGTCAACCAAGGTTGGGGACATCATGACTGAAGAG AACAAGCTCATCACTGTCACGCCAGATACCAAAGTTCTCAAGGCTATGCAATTGATGACAG ATAAACGCATCAGGCACATTCCTGTGATTGATGATAAGGAAATGATTGGCATGGTATCAATTGGAGATGTTGTCCGTGCTGTGGTGAGTGAGCACCGGGAGGAGGTGGACCGCCTGAATGCTTACATACAAGGAGGTTACTGA